The following proteins are encoded in a genomic region of Brachypodium distachyon strain Bd21 chromosome 1, Brachypodium_distachyon_v3.0, whole genome shotgun sequence:
- the LOC100831307 gene encoding COBRA-like protein 7 has product MAGALAPPHVGLALLGVLLLAGLAAAQTPRTPAAPAPAPDPGCNGIELTYNFQGRTMIRPFVGDKNRQPYSFKANASVLNSGTRPLKSWALLVTFGHDEILVGVDGAVLTGGADLPYNTTENAGNATSFSGYPQTDLLTPIGTAGDIAQIQASVGLVGTLFAGPNFVPLPTALSLDDPAYNCPAATNLTAGVLTTCCVLTPEAEANATVIDANATDPTKNFLPRGTGDLVITYDVVQAYGSSYLALVTLENNAKLGRLDNWRLSWEWRRGEFIHSMKGAHPLVVDTSACINGPAGQYYQSLDFSQVLNCEKKPVILDLPLSRYNDTNMGKIEHCCRNGTILPKSMDEAQSKSAFQMQVFKMPPDTNRTKLFPPANFKISGGSSLNPDYSCGQPVPVSPTAFPNPSGLDSTTLAIATWQVVCNITTAKGAKPKCCVTFSAHYNDSVIPCNTCACGCPANRRGPMCSTSAQSMLLPPEALLVPFDNRTQKAQAWAELKHYNVPRPMPCGDFCGVSINWHVSTDFNKGWSARVTLFNWGDVDMANWFAAMVMDKAYDGFEKAYSFNATAQGNNTIFMQGLEGLNYLVKQTNMSGSQYLVPGKQQSVLSFTKSQTPEINVVAGDGFPSKVFFNGDECAMPQRLPMRSGGFGTHLSSALALILFLAASTFVLLQQ; this is encoded by the coding sequence ATGGCTGGCGCTCTAGCTCCTCCCCATGTTGGATTAGCACTCCTTGGGGTCCTCCTGCTTGCGGGgctcgcggcggcgcagaCGCCGAGgaccccggcggcgccggcgcccgcgcccgACCCCGGCTGCAACGGCATCGAGCTCACCTACAACTTCCAGGGCCGCACCATGATCCGGCCCTTCGTCGGCGACAAGAACAGGCAGCCCTACTCCTTCAAGGCCAACGCCTCCGTGCTCAACTCCGGCACCCGCCCGCTCAAGTCGTGGGCGTTGCTCGTCACCTTCGGCCACGACGAGAtcctcgtcggcgtcgacggcgccgTGCTCACCGGCGGGGCCGACCTGCCCTACAACACCACCGAGAACGCCGGCAACGCGACCTCCTTCTCCGGTTACCCGCAGACGGACCTCCTCACGCCGATTGGCACCGCCGGGGACATCGCGCAGATCCAGGCCTCGGTCGGCCTCGTCGGCACGCTGTTCGCCGGGCCTAATTTCGTGCCCCTCCCTACCGCGTTGTCGCTCGACGACCCGGCGTACAACtgcccggcggcgacgaaTCTTACCGCTGGGGTCCTCACCACGTGCTGCGTCCTCACCCCGGAGGCCGAGGCCAACGCCACGGTCATCGACGCCAACGCCACCGACCCGACCAAGAACTTCCTCCCGCGCGGCACCGGCGACCTCGTCATCACCTACGACGTGGTCCAGGCGTACGGGTCCAGCTACCTGGCGCTCGTCACACTCGAGAACAACGCCAAGCTCGGCCGCCTCGACAACTGGCGGCTGTCGTGGGAGTGGCGCCGCGGCGAGTTCATCCACTCGATGAAGGGCGCACACCCCTTGGTGGTGGACACGAGTGCCTGCATCAATGGTCCAGCGGGGCAGTATTATCAGAGCCTTGATTTCTCCCAGGTGCTCAACTGCGAGAAGAAGCCGGTGATCCTTGACCTGCCACTGTCCCGGTACAATGACACCAATATGGGGAAGATTGAGCATTGCTGCAGGAATGGCACCATCTTGCCCAAGTCCATGGACGAGGCTCAGTCTAAATCGGCGTTCCAAATGCAGGTGTTCAAGATGCCGCCAGATACAAACCGGACAAAGCTCTTCCCTCCGGCCAATTTCAAGATCTCTGGAGGTTCCTCCCTGAACCCAGACTACAGCTGTGGTCAGCCGGTACCCGTCAGCCCCACTGCGTTCCCTAATCCCAGCGGGCTCGACTCGACAACCTTGGCTATTGCGACATGGCAGGTGGTGTGCAACATTACCACGGCCAAGGGGGCCAAGCCCAAGTGCTGTGTGACCTTCTCGGCTCACTACAATGACTCAGTGATCCCCTGCAACACGTGTGCATGCGGTTGTCCTGCGAATCGACGGGGTCCTATGTGCAGCACATCTGCTCAATCCATGCTCCTGCCACCAGAGGCGCTGCTTGTACCGTTTGACAACCGTACACAGAAGGCACAGGCATGGGCTGAGTTGAAGCACTACAATGTGCCTAGGCCAATGCCTTGCGGCGATTTCTGCGGTGTGAGCATCAATTGGCATGTCTCAACAGACTTCAATAAGGGCTGGAGTGCCCGGGTGACATTGTTCAATTGGGGTGATGTCGACATGGCCAACTGGTTCGCCGCCATGGTCATGGACAAGGCATATGATGGGTTTGAGAAGGCATACTCTTTCAATGCAACAGCACAGGGCAATAACACCATCTTTATGCAGGGCCTTGAGGGGCTCAATTACCTTGTGAAGCAGACCAACATGAGTGGATCGCAGTACCTTGTGCCAGGAAAGCAGCAGTCAGTGCTCTCATTCACCAAGTCGCAGACTCCTGAGATCAATGTTGTCGCTGGAGATGGGTTCCCATCGAAGGTCTTCTTCAACGGTGATGAGTGTGCTATGCCGCAGAGGCTCCCGATGAGAAGTGGAGGATTCGGGACACATCTCAGCAGTGCCCTTGCTTTGATCTTGTTCCTAGCTGCTTCGACCTTCGTATTGCTTCAGCAATAA
- the LOC100841465 gene encoding probable galacturonosyltransferase-like 7: MLWAARASGFFSAALLMVVLSPSLQSFPPAEAIRSSQFDSHVRFPGQIAGGARGGLAFRRAPSFRNAADCGNGTGNVCDPSLVHIAITLDEGYLRGSVAAVHSVVQHAMCPESVFFHFLVSDPSLGDLVRAVFPQLRFKVYYFDPERVRGLISSSVRQALEQPLNYARNYLADLLEPCVRRVIYLDSDLVLVDDVAKLWRTDLAGRTVGAPEYCHANFTKYFTDRFWSEKRFSGTFAGRRPCYFNTGVMVLDLARWRHEGYTRHIERWMEIQKSPPGRIYELGSLPPFLLVFAGHVAPIEHRWNQHGLGGDNILGSCRDLHPGPVSLLHWSGSGKPWARLGAGRPCPLDALWAPFDLYGPAAVESSR; the protein is encoded by the coding sequence ATGCtgtgggcggcgcgcgcgtccgGCTTCTTCTCCGCCGCTCTGCTGATGGTGGTGCTGTCGCCGTCGCTGCAGTCCTTCCCGCCCGCCGAGGCCATCCGGTCGTCGCAGTTCGACAGCCACGTCCGCTTCCCCGGCCagatcgccggcggcgccaggGGGGGCCTCGCCttccgccgcgcgccgtcctTCCGCAATGCCGCCGACTGCGGCAACGGCACCGGCAATGTCTGCGACCCCTCGCTCGTCCACATCGCGATTACCCTGGATGAGGGCTACCTGAGGGGCTCGGTCGCCGCGGTCCACTCCGTTGTGCAGCACGCCATGTGCCCAGAGAGCGTCTTCTTCCACTTCCTCGTCTCCGACCCGAGCCTGGGCGACCTCGTCCGCGCCGTGTTCCCGCAGCTCCGGTTCAAGGTCTACTACTTCGATCCGGAGCGCGTCAGGGGTCTCATCTCGTCGTCGGTGAGGCAGGCGCTGGAGCAGCCGCTCAACTACGCCCGCAACTACCTCGCCGACCTCCTCGAGCCCTGCGTGCGGCGGGTCATCTACCTGGACTCGGacctcgtcctcgtcgacgACGTCGCCAAGCTCTGGCGCAccgacctcgccggccgcACCGTCGGCGCGCCGGAATACTGCCACGCTAACTTCACCAAGTACTTCACCGACCGGTTCTGGTCGGAGAAGAGGTTCTCCGGGACGTTCGCCGGTCGGCGGCCGTGCTACTTCAACACTGGCGTCATGGTGCTCGACCTCGCGCGGTGGCGGCACGAGGGATACACGCGGCACATCGAGCGGTGGATGGAGATACAGAAGTCGCCGCCTGGGCGCATCTACGAGCTGGGGTCTCTGCCGCCCTTCTTGCTGGTGTTCGCGGGGCACGTGGCGCCGATCGAACACCGGTGGAACCAGcacggcctcggcggcgacaATATCTTGGGCAGCTGCCGCGACCTCCACCCGGGGCCGGTGAGCCTGCTGCATTGGTCGGGCTCCGGCAAGCCGTGGGCGCggctcggcgccggccggccgtgccCGCTCGACGCGCTCTGGGCACCCTTCGACCTGTacggccccgccgccgtggagtcgTCCCGGTAA